The following coding sequences are from one Bradyrhizobium sp. WSM471 window:
- a CDS encoding alpha/beta fold hydrolase has translation MKTAETAGKPPLLDRRRLVLGLSGAAVAVASTAASAKPEGDEHTAGAYPVTYHRTATVDGIKIFYREAGRKDAPVVLLLHGFPTSSHMFRNLIPALADRYHVIAPDYPGYGQSEMPPRATFKYTFDRFGELVGGLLDQLGVTRYAMYVMDYGAPVGWRLALKNPERISGLIVQNGNAYDEGLKEFWNPIKQYWADGSETSRQALMKLVTLETTKFQYTDGMSDVSRISPDNWVQDQALLDRPGNSDIQMDLFYDYRTNLPLYPAVQAYFRKHKPPTLIVWGKNDFIFPADGAHPYKRDLPQVEFHLINTGHFALEDKFDEMVPLIRNFLSRKIA, from the coding sequence ATGAAAACCGCAGAGACCGCAGGCAAGCCACCGCTCCTCGATCGTCGCCGTCTCGTTCTTGGGTTGTCCGGAGCGGCTGTCGCAGTTGCTTCGACGGCAGCATCCGCGAAGCCGGAGGGCGACGAACACACCGCAGGTGCCTATCCGGTCACCTATCATCGAACCGCGACCGTCGATGGCATCAAGATATTCTACCGCGAAGCCGGGCGGAAGGACGCGCCGGTCGTGCTGTTGCTGCACGGCTTCCCGACCTCCTCGCACATGTTCCGCAACCTGATCCCGGCACTGGCCGACAGGTACCACGTGATCGCTCCCGACTATCCCGGATACGGCCAGAGCGAGATGCCACCGCGCGCGACATTCAAGTACACTTTCGACCGTTTCGGCGAGCTTGTCGGCGGCCTGCTCGACCAGCTCGGCGTCACCCGCTATGCGATGTATGTCATGGATTACGGAGCTCCCGTGGGCTGGCGGCTGGCGCTCAAGAATCCAGAGCGCATCAGCGGCTTGATCGTGCAGAACGGCAACGCCTATGATGAAGGGTTGAAGGAGTTCTGGAATCCGATCAAGCAATACTGGGCCGACGGATCCGAGACCAGCCGGCAGGCATTGATGAAGCTGGTCACGCTGGAAACGACGAAATTCCAGTACACCGACGGCATGTCCGACGTCAGCCGGATTTCACCCGACAACTGGGTGCAGGATCAGGCGCTGCTCGACCGTCCCGGCAACAGCGACATCCAGATGGACCTGTTCTACGACTATCGGACCAATTTGCCGCTGTATCCCGCGGTGCAGGCCTACTTCCGCAAGCACAAGCCGCCGACACTGATCGTCTGGGGCAAGAACGATTTTATCTTCCCCGCCGATGGCGCCCATCCCTACAAACGCGACCTGCCCCAGGTGGAATTTCACCTCATCAACACCGGCCATTTTGCGCTTGAGGACAAGTTCGACGAAATGGTCCCGTTGATCCGCAACTTCCTCTCCCGCAAGATCGCCTGA
- a CDS encoding MBL fold metallo-hydrolase, producing MRSTRLPSLSRRGFCLCCVGAATAAASGWLSPRQAYAEARGIVSLIKDSAAVSPIVAHKLRNNITVLEGSGGNIAVLTGPDGKVLIDAGIRVSRPQLTKALADLGADPITHLVNTHWHFDHADGNEWLHAAGAKIIAQENTRKHLAEVQRVEDWDYNFLPLGAGGIPSEVFADSRELKLNGTSIGLKYYGPAHTDSDISVTFADANIVHVADMFWNGIYPFIDYSTGGSIDGMIAACDANLAAMDKDTIVIAGHGRPVGSKAEFQAFRDMLAGIRDNVARLKKQGRTRDETVAAKPTAAFDAIWGQFVIDPGFFTRLVYQGV from the coding sequence ATGCGTTCGACACGGCTCCCATCATTATCTCGACGCGGTTTCTGCCTGTGTTGCGTTGGCGCCGCGACGGCCGCCGCTTCGGGATGGCTTAGCCCCAGGCAAGCGTACGCGGAGGCGCGAGGCATCGTCAGCCTGATCAAGGACAGCGCTGCTGTATCGCCGATTGTCGCGCATAAGCTCCGAAACAACATCACCGTGCTGGAAGGCTCCGGCGGCAACATTGCCGTGCTGACCGGGCCCGACGGCAAGGTACTGATCGATGCGGGCATCCGCGTCTCACGTCCGCAACTCACCAAAGCGCTGGCCGATCTGGGCGCCGATCCCATCACCCATCTCGTCAACACCCATTGGCATTTCGATCATGCCGATGGCAACGAATGGCTGCATGCAGCCGGCGCCAAAATCATAGCGCAGGAAAACACCCGCAAACACCTTGCCGAAGTGCAGCGGGTCGAGGACTGGGACTACAATTTCCTTCCGCTCGGCGCGGGCGGAATCCCCAGCGAAGTCTTTGCCGACAGCCGCGAGCTTAAGCTCAACGGAACCTCGATCGGCCTGAAGTATTACGGGCCCGCGCACACCGACAGCGACATCTCCGTCACCTTCGCAGACGCCAACATCGTCCATGTCGCCGACATGTTCTGGAACGGCATCTATCCGTTCATCGACTACTCCACCGGCGGCAGCATCGACGGGATGATCGCTGCATGCGACGCTAATCTCGCGGCGATGGACAAGGACACGATCGTCATCGCCGGCCATGGCAGACCGGTCGGCAGCAAAGCCGAATTCCAAGCCTTTCGCGACATGCTCGCCGGGATCCGCGACAACGTCGCTCGCCTCAAGAAGCAGGGACGAACGCGGGATGAAACCGTTGCGGCGAAGCCGACAGCGGCCTTCGACGCGATATGGGGGCAATTCGTGATCGATCCCGGCTTCTTCACCCGACTGGTCTACCAAGGCGTTTGA
- a CDS encoding carbohydrate ABC transporter permease — translation MSVTTLPTLALARRQPSWLVRLFDYKPFLIVMCLAPAIGLLAVFLTYPLGLGIWLAFTDTTIGRKGVFVGFENFQYLLTDSLWWNAVFYSVVYTGIATFGKFALGFWLALLLNNHFPFKSLLRAIILMPWIVPTVLSALAFWWIYDPQFSIISYLLVDVLHWRTTNIDFLGSPWPARFSLIAANIWRGIPFVAISLLAGLQTISPSLYEAAMLDGASAWQRFRYITFPMMMPILAIVMTFSIIFTFTDFQLVYAITRGGPGNSTHLLATLAFQRGIAGGELGEGAAIAVSMIPFLVFATLFSYFGLARRKWQQGESND, via the coding sequence ATGTCCGTGACCACACTTCCCACTCTCGCCCTCGCACGACGGCAGCCCTCCTGGCTGGTACGCCTGTTCGACTACAAGCCGTTCCTGATCGTGATGTGCCTCGCACCCGCGATCGGGCTGCTCGCGGTGTTCCTGACCTATCCACTCGGCCTCGGCATCTGGCTCGCCTTCACCGACACCACGATCGGCAGAAAAGGCGTCTTCGTCGGCTTCGAGAATTTCCAGTATCTGCTCACCGATTCCCTGTGGTGGAACGCGGTGTTCTACAGCGTGGTCTACACGGGGATCGCGACCTTCGGGAAGTTCGCGCTGGGCTTCTGGCTCGCGCTGCTGCTCAACAACCATTTTCCGTTCAAGAGCCTGTTGCGTGCGATCATCCTGATGCCCTGGATCGTGCCCACGGTGCTCTCGGCGCTGGCGTTCTGGTGGATCTACGATCCGCAGTTCTCGATCATCTCCTACCTTCTGGTCGACGTGCTGCACTGGCGCACGACCAATATCGACTTTCTCGGCTCGCCCTGGCCGGCGCGCTTCTCGCTGATCGCCGCCAACATCTGGCGCGGCATTCCTTTCGTCGCGATCTCGCTGCTGGCGGGCCTGCAGACCATTTCGCCCTCGCTCTATGAAGCCGCGATGCTCGATGGCGCCAGCGCCTGGCAGCGGTTCCGCTACATCACCTTTCCGATGATGATGCCGATCCTCGCCATCGTCATGACCTTCTCGATCATCTTCACCTTCACCGACTTCCAGCTGGTCTATGCCATCACCCGCGGCGGCCCCGGCAACTCGACGCATTTGCTGGCCACGCTGGCCTTCCAGCGCGGCATTGCCGGCGGCGAGCTCGGCGAGGGCGCGGCGATCGCGGTGTCGATGATCCCGTTCCTGGTGTTCGCGACGCTGTTCTCTTATTTCGGCTTGGCCCGCCGCAAATGGCAGCAGGGAGAGAGCAATGACTGA
- a CDS encoding mucoidy inhibitor MuiA family protein, whose amino-acid sequence MRITAKCLATTSLVLVTTAFASPSWAAELDATSAIDTVTVYPDGATVTRVIAVDLPSGDSTLIAKDFPLGLDTSSIRVEGEGGTKLTIGTIDARTPRAAPVNLPELDKRIEALNDQRADLQGAIDSANARRKFAEHFAEASPAGIGDKGEARPIAEWRTAFATVGEEIASADTAVRDATRKMREIDRQIGQLEVERKAKPPSKLEVRMDIAAPAATKATLRVTYNVRNARWLPLYDARLDTGAKDRKPQLELVRRAEVTQSTGEDWSNVTLGVSTVRIGRGGSAPELNSLVAQYPQVPRPRALGSLSDSAMPAAAPMQQRKIETSAAKAAEDIRERAEEQQAVAEIGDFQATYKIPGRVNLGAAEGAKSLRIASMTVPADLMVRAAPVMDPTAFLEASFKQTDDASLLPGKVAIYRDGTFVGRGKLSASAKDDIVRLGFGADDKVRIERAVLKRNEGSAGLLVTTSKTDERSFKTTIRNGHDFPIKVAIEDQLPVSESEDILVEMLPATTPPTASNIRDKRGVLEWSFDAKPGEVKDINFAWRIRWPKDKSMVIVPAG is encoded by the coding sequence ATGCGCATCACCGCAAAATGTTTGGCAACGACGAGCCTGGTTCTGGTGACCACGGCATTCGCGTCGCCGTCATGGGCCGCCGAATTGGACGCCACATCGGCCATCGATACCGTCACCGTTTACCCCGATGGCGCGACCGTGACCCGCGTCATCGCGGTGGACCTGCCGTCTGGTGACTCGACGCTCATTGCCAAGGACTTCCCGCTTGGTCTCGACACCTCGTCGATCCGGGTGGAGGGCGAGGGGGGAACGAAGCTCACCATCGGCACGATCGATGCGCGCACGCCACGTGCGGCGCCGGTCAATTTGCCGGAGCTGGACAAGCGCATCGAGGCGCTGAACGACCAGCGCGCCGACCTGCAAGGCGCGATCGACTCGGCCAATGCGCGGCGCAAATTCGCGGAGCATTTTGCGGAAGCGTCGCCCGCGGGCATCGGCGACAAGGGCGAGGCGCGGCCGATTGCCGAATGGCGCACGGCCTTTGCCACCGTCGGCGAGGAAATTGCGAGCGCCGATACCGCCGTTCGCGACGCCACGCGCAAGATGCGCGAGATCGATCGGCAGATCGGCCAGCTCGAAGTCGAGCGCAAGGCCAAGCCGCCGAGCAAGCTCGAAGTCCGCATGGACATCGCCGCCCCGGCAGCAACCAAGGCGACGTTGAGGGTCACCTATAATGTGCGCAATGCGCGCTGGCTGCCGCTCTACGACGCCCGCCTCGACACCGGTGCCAAGGACCGCAAACCGCAGCTCGAGCTTGTCCGCCGCGCCGAAGTCACGCAATCGACCGGCGAGGACTGGTCCAACGTCACGCTCGGCGTCTCCACGGTCCGCATCGGCCGCGGCGGCAGCGCGCCGGAGCTGAATTCGCTGGTCGCACAATATCCGCAGGTGCCGAGGCCGCGAGCGCTGGGTTCGCTTTCGGATTCGGCAATGCCTGCGGCGGCGCCAATGCAGCAGCGAAAGATCGAAACGTCCGCGGCCAAGGCGGCCGAGGATATCCGCGAGCGCGCCGAAGAACAGCAGGCGGTCGCCGAAATCGGCGATTTCCAGGCCACCTACAAGATTCCTGGCCGCGTCAACCTCGGCGCAGCCGAGGGCGCCAAGAGCCTGCGCATCGCCTCGATGACCGTGCCCGCCGATCTCATGGTGCGCGCGGCACCGGTGATGGATCCCACCGCCTTCCTCGAGGCAAGCTTCAAGCAGACCGACGACGCGAGCCTGTTGCCAGGCAAGGTCGCAATCTATCGCGATGGAACCTTCGTCGGCCGCGGCAAGCTCTCGGCTTCGGCCAAGGACGATATCGTGCGGCTCGGCTTCGGCGCCGACGACAAGGTCAGGATCGAGCGCGCGGTGCTCAAGCGCAACGAAGGGTCGGCCGGTCTCCTGGTCACGACGTCGAAGACCGACGAGCGTTCGTTCAAGACCACAATCCGCAACGGTCACGACTTCCCGATCAAGGTCGCGATCGAGGATCAGTTGCCTGTCAGCGAGAGCGAGGACATCCTCGTCGAGATGTTGCCTGCGACCACGCCGCCGACTGCGAGCAACATCCGCGACAAGCGCGGCGTGCTGGAATGGTCGTTCGATGCCAAGCCCGGCGAGGTCAAGGACATCAATTTCGCCTGGCGCATTCGCTGGCCGAAGGACAAGAGCATGGTGATCGTGCCGGCGGGTTAG
- a CDS encoding carbohydrate ABC transporter permease, translating to MTDTAAQPAAVATTPPDTMAWDSGLRRLMMIYLPLGCFVLILLFPFYWMAITSFKPNAELMNYREHNPFWISSPTLAHIKHLLFDTAYPRWLWTTMLVAIGATTLSLIASTLAAYAIERLRFRGSPYVGLGIYLAYLVPPSILFIPLATVVVQFGLFDSPLALILVYPTFLVPFCTWLLIGYFKSIPYELEECALVDGATRLQILRRITLPLAVPGLISAGIFSFTLSWNEFIYALAFIQSGANKTVPVAILTELVTGDVYQWGALMAGSLLGSLPVAIFYSLFVDYYVSSLTGAVKE from the coding sequence ATGACTGATACCGCCGCCCAGCCGGCCGCCGTCGCCACCACACCGCCGGACACCATGGCCTGGGATTCCGGGCTGCGGCGGCTGATGATGATCTACCTGCCGCTCGGCTGCTTCGTGCTGATCCTGCTGTTTCCGTTCTACTGGATGGCAATCACGTCGTTCAAGCCGAACGCAGAGCTGATGAACTACCGGGAGCACAACCCGTTCTGGATCTCCTCGCCGACGCTGGCCCACATCAAGCACCTGTTGTTCGACACCGCCTATCCGCGCTGGCTGTGGACGACGATGCTGGTCGCGATCGGCGCGACCACGCTGTCGCTGATCGCGAGCACGCTGGCCGCCTATGCGATCGAACGCCTGCGCTTCCGCGGCAGCCCCTATGTCGGCCTCGGCATCTATCTCGCCTATCTCGTGCCGCCGTCGATCCTGTTCATTCCGCTGGCAACCGTGGTCGTGCAGTTCGGCCTGTTCGACAGCCCGCTTGCCCTGATCCTGGTCTATCCGACCTTCCTGGTGCCATTCTGCACCTGGCTCCTGATCGGCTATTTCAAGTCGATCCCCTACGAGCTCGAGGAATGTGCGCTGGTGGACGGCGCCACACGGCTCCAGATCCTGCGCCGGATCACGCTGCCGCTGGCGGTGCCCGGCCTGATCTCGGCCGGCATCTTCTCCTTCACGCTGTCCTGGAACGAGTTCATCTACGCGCTCGCCTTCATCCAGAGCGGCGCCAACAAGACGGTGCCGGTCGCGATCCTGACCGAGCTCGTCACCGGCGACGTCTACCAGTGGGGGGCGCTGATGGCGGGATCGCTGCTCGGCTCGCTGCCGGTTGCGATCTTCTACTCGCTGTTCGTGGATTATTACGTGTCCTCGCTGACAGGCGCGGTCAAGGAGTAA
- a CDS encoding esterase-like activity of phytase family protein yields MRATFLGTVATIILAASSALAQSEGEFPAKLAGHLVMPAATFIDAPADAPADLKTSGKYTTGKRVDALGTVMGKSYERATGVSLPFKGQPLQGHSGIKSMGDGTFWVITDNGMGARANSPDSMLYLNRYKMDWVGGKIERLETVFLHDPDRRVPFRIVHEDTERRYLTGSDFDTEGFQIIGDTFWIGDEFGPYILKADKTGKILGLFETVADGKPVRSPDHWAVATPGAPGATYSNVNLRRSKGYEGFASSKDGKFLYGLLEGPLWNAEKKDWEKVDGKEASRILEFDVAAEKFTGRYWQYVFEQNGNAIGDFNMIDPSAGLIIERDNGEGTADKACPQGTRGENCFPDVAKFKRVYKIELTEANVGKPVRKIGYIDLMKIRDPDKKAKKPLNDGVYTFPFFTIENVDRVDETHIIVGNDNNLPFSSSRDPNKADDNEFMLLDVADFLKAK; encoded by the coding sequence ATGCGCGCGACTTTTCTTGGCACCGTCGCAACGATCATTCTTGCCGCGAGCTCCGCGCTCGCACAGAGCGAAGGCGAATTCCCCGCCAAGCTCGCCGGCCATTTGGTGATGCCGGCTGCCACCTTCATCGACGCGCCGGCTGATGCCCCCGCCGATCTCAAGACATCCGGCAAATACACCACCGGGAAGCGCGTCGACGCGCTCGGCACGGTGATGGGCAAGTCCTATGAGCGGGCGACCGGCGTATCGTTGCCGTTCAAGGGCCAGCCGTTGCAGGGCCATTCCGGCATCAAGTCGATGGGCGACGGCACCTTCTGGGTCATCACCGACAACGGCATGGGTGCGCGCGCCAATTCGCCGGATTCGATGCTGTACCTCAACCGCTACAAGATGGATTGGGTCGGCGGCAAGATCGAGCGGCTGGAAACCGTGTTCCTGCACGATCCCGACAGACGCGTGCCGTTCCGCATCGTGCACGAGGACACCGAGAGGCGCTATCTCACCGGCTCCGACTTCGACACCGAAGGTTTTCAGATCATCGGCGACACTTTCTGGATCGGAGACGAATTCGGCCCCTATATCCTGAAGGCCGACAAGACCGGCAAGATTCTCGGCCTGTTCGAGACGGTCGCCGACGGCAAGCCGGTGCGCTCGCCGGATCACTGGGCGGTGGCGACGCCGGGAGCACCGGGCGCGACCTACAGCAACGTCAACCTCCGCCGCTCCAAGGGTTATGAGGGCTTCGCCTCCTCGAAAGACGGCAAGTTCCTCTACGGTCTGCTCGAGGGGCCGCTGTGGAACGCCGAGAAGAAGGACTGGGAGAAGGTCGACGGCAAGGAAGCCTCGCGTATCCTGGAATTCGACGTCGCCGCGGAGAAATTCACCGGCCGCTACTGGCAATATGTGTTCGAGCAGAACGGCAATGCCATCGGCGACTTCAACATGATCGATCCGAGCGCCGGCCTGATCATCGAGCGCGACAACGGCGAAGGCACGGCCGACAAGGCCTGCCCGCAAGGCACCCGCGGCGAGAACTGCTTCCCTGACGTGGCCAAGTTCAAGCGCGTCTACAAGATCGAGCTCACGGAGGCCAATGTCGGCAAGCCCGTGCGCAAGATCGGCTATATCGATCTGATGAAGATCAGGGATCCCGACAAGAAGGCGAAGAAGCCGCTCAATGACGGCGTCTACACCTTCCCGTTCTTCACCATCGAGAACGTCGATCGTGTAGACGAAACCCACATCATCGTCGGCAACGACAACAATCTGCCGTTCTCGTCCAGCCGCGATCCCAACAAGGCCGACGACAACGAGTTCATGCTGCTCGATGTCGCGGATTTTCTGAAGGCGAAGTGA
- a CDS encoding DUF6130 family protein yields the protein MYAALDCMAVLAASTLFATAAIAQTARDARGPSPLVAIENEAPARLIVDPPLAEQLAQGLVFIQYSTENLRVVPVFGKGALDVSPRIGHVHITVDDAPWHFVDASGETVIVVGLKPGPHKVLLELADPTHHVIDSKTVSFEIPTPLKK from the coding sequence ATGTATGCCGCTCTCGACTGCATGGCCGTTCTGGCGGCCTCAACTCTGTTCGCAACAGCCGCCATCGCCCAAACCGCCAGAGACGCGCGCGGCCCATCGCCGCTGGTCGCAATCGAAAACGAGGCGCCCGCGCGGTTGATCGTCGATCCGCCGCTCGCCGAACAATTGGCGCAGGGTCTCGTCTTCATCCAGTACAGCACGGAGAATCTCCGCGTCGTGCCGGTGTTCGGCAAGGGCGCGCTCGACGTATCGCCGCGCATCGGCCACGTCCATATCACGGTCGACGATGCGCCATGGCATTTTGTCGATGCCAGTGGCGAGACCGTGATCGTGGTCGGACTGAAGCCGGGCCCCCACAAGGTTCTGTTGGAGTTGGCCGATCCCACGCACCACGTGATCGACAGCAAGACCGTCAGCTTCGAGATTCCAACACCCCTAAAAAAATAG
- a CDS encoding response regulator transcription factor — protein MPGNMLSKGEVFVIDTDAASREQLSTALQQSAYNVICFADGASLLSEARARMPACVLLEMPPDRSGLDVLKRLREENCMAPVLVTATNGSIAMAVDAIRSGAADFIEKPFRTRDLVDRIDAAIDEFAQPGSNRQRWLPGCEPLTVREGDVLEHLAAGLTNKEIARRMHLSARTVEGYRAGILKKAGARNVTDLLRRIFGQGSSPQD, from the coding sequence ATGCCGGGGAACATGCTTTCCAAGGGTGAGGTATTCGTCATCGACACCGATGCCGCCTCCCGCGAACAATTGTCCACCGCGCTCCAACAGAGCGCATACAACGTGATCTGCTTCGCCGACGGTGCGTCTCTGCTCTCGGAAGCCAGGGCCCGGATGCCGGCCTGCGTGCTGCTGGAGATGCCGCCCGATCGCTCCGGTCTCGATGTGCTCAAGCGCCTGCGTGAGGAAAACTGCATGGCGCCGGTGCTGGTGACCGCAACAAACGGCAGTATCGCCATGGCGGTGGACGCCATCAGGAGCGGCGCGGCCGACTTCATCGAGAAGCCGTTCCGCACCCGCGACCTCGTCGACCGGATCGATGCCGCGATCGACGAGTTCGCACAGCCCGGCTCCAACCGGCAGCGCTGGCTGCCCGGCTGCGAACCTCTGACTGTGCGCGAAGGCGACGTGCTCGAGCATCTGGCCGCCGGCCTGACCAACAAGGAGATCGCCCGGCGCATGCATCTGAGCGCACGCACGGTCGAAGGCTATCGCGCCGGCATTCTGAAGAAGGCGGGCGCCAGGAACGTGACAGACCTGCTTCGCCGCATCTTCGGGCAGGGTTCGTCCCCTCAGGATTAA
- a CDS encoding C-terminal binding protein, with translation MPKYRIVTPKGASFTVASSDYSYEREALDPIDAEIVEAPADEAGFIAAAKTADAIYAKGIPITKTIIDALESCKVITLGSVGVDSVDIKAATARGIPVTNIPDTFIEEVADHAMMLLLAGFRRLVEQDRMVRSGRWAEGRPALSKIPRLMGQTLGFISFGRVARAVAKRAAPFGLRMMAYDPFIQETLMSDHGVIPATLNEVLSQSDFVSMHAPARPEVHHMLTEKHFRQMKKGSVFINTGRGATVDEESLIKALQEGWIAHAALDVLEKEPPSHNNPLLGMDNVTLTAHVASASARFDEARKRRVGYELSLVLQGMWPVSCVNPSVLQDTALRRWQPVSMDRGPNS, from the coding sequence ATGCCGAAATACAGGATCGTGACGCCGAAGGGCGCGAGCTTCACGGTCGCGAGCAGCGATTATTCCTATGAGCGTGAGGCGCTCGATCCGATCGACGCCGAGATCGTCGAGGCCCCGGCCGACGAGGCCGGGTTCATCGCCGCCGCGAAGACAGCGGACGCCATCTACGCCAAGGGTATCCCGATCACCAAGACCATCATCGACGCGCTGGAGAGCTGCAAGGTCATCACGCTGGGCTCGGTCGGCGTCGACAGCGTCGACATCAAGGCTGCAACCGCGCGCGGCATTCCCGTCACCAACATCCCCGACACCTTCATCGAGGAGGTCGCCGACCATGCCATGATGCTGCTGCTCGCAGGCTTCCGCCGCCTGGTCGAGCAGGACCGGATGGTGCGCAGCGGCCGCTGGGCCGAGGGCAGGCCGGCGTTGTCGAAGATTCCGCGGCTGATGGGCCAGACGCTCGGCTTCATCTCGTTCGGCCGCGTCGCGCGTGCAGTTGCGAAACGCGCGGCGCCGTTCGGGCTGCGGATGATGGCCTACGATCCCTTCATCCAGGAAACGCTGATGTCCGACCACGGCGTGATTCCGGCGACGCTGAACGAGGTGCTGTCGCAATCCGACTTCGTCTCGATGCACGCCCCCGCCCGGCCCGAGGTGCATCACATGCTCACCGAGAAGCACTTCCGGCAGATGAAGAAGGGCTCGGTCTTCATCAACACCGGCCGCGGCGCCACCGTGGACGAGGAAAGCCTGATCAAGGCGCTTCAGGAGGGCTGGATCGCCCATGCCGCCCTCGACGTGCTGGAGAAGGAGCCGCCCTCGCACAACAATCCGCTGCTCGGCATGGACAACGTCACCCTGACCGCCCATGTCGCCTCCGCCTCGGCACGGTTCGACGAGGCGCGCAAGCGCCGGGTGGGCTACGAATTGTCACTGGTGCTTCAGGGCATGTGGCCGGTAAGCTGCGTCAATCCGTCGGTGCTGCAAGACACCGCGCTCCGCCGCTGGCAGCCTGTCAGCATGGACCGCGGCCCGAACAGCTAG
- a CDS encoding ABC transporter substrate-binding protein: MRNDITRRDALALGLSAAAIAATGAPANAQSAIKAADVPAPKLPIEKGASLRMLRPVRFVQADEDVFRANAAKFTKETGVEVKVDFVGWEDINQQTAVTSNSGAGPDIIIGFSDAPHIYIDKLIELTDVADYLGKRYGGWLPLAQRYGKKNKSDAWIGLPFGATAGPLIYRKSILQSVGFDKVPEDHAGILDLCQKLQKAGKPAGFALGNARGDGTGFANWSLWSHNAALLDEDGNVTINSKETIAALNWVKQLYPTFIAGTTSWNDVSNNRAYSAQEIGLTANGVSLYFSLKNDPATKAIADDSEHQLLPKGLAKVSPMDGLTLNAMVFKHSQYPNAAKAFLQYMLEKDQYEPWLNANSGYWSQPLAAYADAAVWTQDPKVSIFKNTMNSTYYSGYKGPISTASGAVTADYVLIQMFASVATGAATPEAAAAEAEQRCKRYFRRQK; the protein is encoded by the coding sequence ATGAGGAACGACATCACACGTCGTGATGCCTTGGCGCTGGGCCTGTCCGCTGCGGCAATCGCGGCCACCGGTGCTCCGGCAAATGCGCAATCCGCGATCAAGGCCGCGGACGTCCCCGCACCGAAACTGCCGATCGAGAAAGGCGCATCCCTGCGCATGCTGCGACCGGTACGTTTCGTCCAGGCCGACGAGGACGTGTTCCGCGCCAATGCGGCAAAATTCACCAAGGAAACCGGCGTCGAGGTCAAGGTCGATTTCGTCGGCTGGGAGGACATCAACCAGCAGACCGCGGTGACCTCGAATTCCGGCGCCGGTCCCGACATCATCATCGGCTTCTCCGATGCGCCGCACATCTATATCGACAAGCTGATCGAGCTGACCGACGTCGCCGATTATCTCGGCAAGCGTTACGGCGGCTGGCTGCCGCTGGCGCAGCGCTACGGCAAGAAGAACAAGAGCGACGCCTGGATCGGACTGCCGTTCGGCGCCACCGCGGGTCCGCTGATCTACCGCAAGTCGATCCTGCAATCGGTCGGCTTCGACAAGGTGCCGGAAGACCATGCCGGAATCCTCGACCTCTGCCAGAAGCTCCAGAAGGCCGGCAAGCCGGCAGGCTTCGCGCTCGGCAATGCCAGAGGTGACGGCACTGGTTTCGCGAACTGGTCTTTGTGGTCGCACAACGCGGCGCTGCTCGACGAAGACGGCAACGTCACAATCAACAGCAAGGAGACCATCGCAGCGCTGAACTGGGTCAAGCAGCTCTACCCGACCTTCATCGCCGGCACGACGTCATGGAATGACGTGTCGAACAATCGCGCCTATTCCGCGCAGGAGATCGGACTGACCGCGAACGGCGTCTCGCTGTACTTCTCACTGAAGAACGATCCGGCGACCAAGGCGATCGCGGATGATAGTGAGCATCAGCTACTGCCCAAGGGCCTCGCCAAGGTCTCTCCGATGGATGGACTCACGCTCAATGCCATGGTGTTCAAACACAGCCAGTATCCCAACGCCGCAAAGGCCTTCCTGCAATACATGCTGGAAAAGGACCAGTACGAGCCATGGCTCAACGCCAATTCCGGCTACTGGTCGCAGCCGCTCGCGGCTTATGCCGATGCCGCGGTATGGACGCAGGACCCCAAGGTATCGATCTTCAAGAACACCATGAATAGCACTTACTACAGCGGTTATAAGGGACCGATCTCGACCGCGAGCGGAGCGGTCACCGCCGACTACGTGCTGATTCAGATGTTCGCGTCGGTTGCGACCGGCGCTGCCACACCGGAAGCCGCGGCCGCGGAAGCCGAGCAGCGCTGCAAGCGGTACTTCCGGCGGCAGAAGTAG